The following proteins are co-located in the Triticum aestivum cultivar Chinese Spring chromosome 1A, IWGSC CS RefSeq v2.1, whole genome shotgun sequence genome:
- the LOC123157000 gene encoding histone H4, whose protein sequence is MSGRGKGGKGLGKGGAKRHRKVLRDNIQGITKPAIRRLARRGGVKRISGLIYEETRGVLKIFLENVIRDAVTYTEHARRKTVTAMDVVYALKRQGRTLYGFGG, encoded by the coding sequence ATGTCTGGCCGCGGCAAGGGAGGCAAGGGGCTCGGCAAGGGCGGCGCTAAGCGCCACAGGAAGGTGCTGCGCGACAACATCCAGGGCATCACCAAGCCCGCCATCCGCCGCCTGGCTCGGAGGGGCGGCGTGAAGCGCATCTCGgggctcatctacgaggagacccgtggcgtgctcaagatcttcctcgagaacgTCATCCGCGACGCCGTCACCTACACCGAGCACGCCCGCCGCAAGACCGTCACCGCCATGGACGTCGTCTACGCGCTCAAGCGCCAGGGCCGCACCCTCTACGGCTTCGGCGGCTAG